The Deinococcus aestuarii genomic interval GGTCCTGATGTCTCGCAGAACCCATTCCGTGCGTTCCGCGAGCCGCTGCAGGTCGCGCTGGGTGTCCAGCGGCCCCAGATGGTCGAACAGGGCCCGGATGTCTTCCGGGAGATTGTCGACGGTCACGACGCCCGCGTTCATGTCGAGGGACCCGATGTGGTCGAGCACACGGGACCAGACGAGATGGGGAGGGCTGTCCGACCGCTGGGCGGTGAGCGAAAGAATCGACTGGAGCGTTCCCCCGCACTCCTGGTCCAGGTCGTAGCCGATGACGTGGAAGTGACGCAGGAAGTCCCACAGCTCACGGTCCGTCACCTCCCGGCCGCCGTTCGCCCGGGCGAGCTGCGCACGGAGCACCTCCAGTTTCCGGCGTTTCCCCTCGCTGCTGAACCGGGCCGTCGCCACCCGGCCGAGGAAGTCGCGTTCGTCCTCGGAGAACCTCGCCCACTCCAGGAGTGGCGGCACGGTCCGCTGGTCGGCGGCCACGAGCGGACCGGTGATCAGGGCGATGGCGTCGTTTCCCCGCTCGAAGCCGTCGCTCCGGAAGTCATTCCACGCGGCCTGGATGACCTCCGCGAGGACCGCATCTCCGGCAGTGAACGACACGTCGTGTTTGATCTGGGCCAGCAGCCGGGCCCGGCGCCCGGTGGCCGGGTCCTCCACGGTGGCGATGAAGTCGTCGGTCTCATACCCCTGATGACGGCCCTGCAGCTTCAGGTGAACGATCGGCCAGGTCGGGAGGCAGGGCGCGTAGGTGCCGGTGAGCAGGTGGACCGTGAAGGCCGTCTGAACCCTGGCCTCGAAGGTCGGTCCTCCCGCTCCCGTCGAGAACGGGTTGCTGACCTGGGAGCGGGGCTCGGACACACGACGATCTTACCGGTGCCGCGTGGGCGAACGCCGGATCAATGTCGGCCTCCCCGGGGCTCAGGGGCCTCAATGCTGGGCGATGGGATCGGCGCGGGCACATTCGTCCAGCCATACTGCGCCTCCTTCTACAGCCGGGGTTGTTTCAGGAGGCCAGTGCCCGGACGGGGCATTCGGACGGCCGGCAGCTGCCCCCGCGGCCCCGCCGGCACATCCGAGGCAACGGGGCGCGCAGCTCGTCCCTACACTGGCACCATGCCTGACGACGCGAGAGACGTGGCAGCTGAGCGCCGGGACCGTGAGGCCTACTTCCGGAACGAGGTCCTGACGGACGACGAGCGCCCAGCCTTCACGGGGACGAGATATTTCGAGGTCGACGACCGCTATGTTTTTCGGTTGCGGCCGGACTGGCTCGCGGATCCGGAGACGGTCGAGCTGTCTACCAGCAAGGGGCAGAATCGCCCGTACCTGCGCAGTGCCAGGGTCTCGGTTCCCTTCCCGGAAGGGGAGGCCGAGCTGACGATCTTCTCCTCCTTGACGGAACCGGCTCACGCCTTCATTCCCTTCCGGGATGCCACCAGCGGCAGGGAGACCTACGGGGCGGCCCGGTACCTGGAGGTGAAGCGGGAAGACGACTGGGTGACCCTGGATTTCAACCGGACCTACAACCCCTACTGTGCCTATGGGGACCGCTGGAACTGCACGCTGCCGCCAGCGGAAAACATGCTGTCGGTTCTCGTCCCCGTGGGAGAGAAGAGGTACAGGGACGCCCACTGAGCCGGACCCGGCGAGCTGGGCTCCGTGTCGCGCGGGCAGTGCGGGCCGAGCAGGAGATGAGCCGCTTCCATAACCCGGGCCGGGAGAGCTGATTGGCTTTGCGGGGGATCAGGACGTGCTCCAGAACGTTGCTCAGCGCTCCCCCTGCTCCCTCC includes:
- a CDS encoding DUF1684 domain-containing protein — its product is MPDDARDVAAERRDREAYFRNEVLTDDERPAFTGTRYFEVDDRYVFRLRPDWLADPETVELSTSKGQNRPYLRSARVSVPFPEGEAELTIFSSLTEPAHAFIPFRDATSGRETYGAARYLEVKREDDWVTLDFNRTYNPYCAYGDRWNCTLPPAENMLSVLVPVGEKRYRDAH